The following coding sequences lie in one Oncorhynchus nerka isolate Pitt River linkage group LG14, Oner_Uvic_2.0, whole genome shotgun sequence genomic window:
- the LOC115116478 gene encoding extracellular calcium-sensing receptor-like codes for MCLCGWLWLLCCLHIPGYVWGQSGDGGGACRLMANPISGSVYRAGDVVIGGLFPVHVEAPLPEQEFRSIEGNVTCTIFYQRAYRWLQTMIFAVEEINRDPALLPNLTLGFLAADTCLAEGTTLGAALAMVTGQEASVVGTECGATPEVPVIIGDARSSASIVVAQTLGPFDLPMVSYLASCACLSDNWRYPSFFRTIPSDAFQARGMARLLHQLGWEWVGLVSGDDDYGKFGVQMLLQDLQGSGVCVAYAEVIPKVPSQRRMKNIVDTIRGSTARVVVTFAISQDARALMEEVVRQNITDRQWIASEAWVTYSTLSSPTNLPSLAGTIGFALKKAVIPSLGPFLTRLRPDGEYQKSDPFLRELWEEIFGCSLGIDLSMTPSSRRQCTGSEVIGEGESQYADVSQLRASYNVYKAVYAIAHAIQDMVACPPGEGPFNSGQCPDIRKLQPSQIAHYLRRVNFSTPVGDLIHFDMNGNPPASYDIINWHVTHEGTAEFVQVGHFLSSVGVDDQFHINMEKVVWGGGSGDEVPVSICSAACPPGTRHAVQKGRPVCCFDCLSCAEGEISNTTGSVECIRCPERFWSNPDRTACVPQLVDFLSYSDTMGVILSVISVSGATLTAGALATFFYHRHTPLVKANNSELSFLLLLSLKLCFLCALVFIGRPKPWTCMLRHTLFGISFVFCISCLLSRTVVVLVAFRATLPGENLMRYFSPAQQRIGISICTLIQVLICVLWLALAPPRPAERGGREGRGPRVVLECDVGSVVGFSLVLGYIGLLASLCLLLAFLARKLPDNFNEAKFITFSMLIFCAVWISFVPAYVSSPGKYTVAVEIFAILASSFGLLFCLFAPKCFIILLRPERNTKKHMMSK; via the exons ATGTGCCTCTGTGGCTGGCTGTGGCTGCTCTGCTGCCTCCATATCCCTGGGTATGTCTGGGGTCAGTCTGGAGATGGAGGGGGGGCCTGTCGACTGATGGCTAACCCCATCTCGGGCAGTGTTTATCGGGCAGGAGATGTGGTCATTGGAGGCCTGTTCCCCGTCCATGTGGAAGCCCCTCTACCAGAGCAGGAGTTCCGGAGTATTGAGGGAAATGTGACATGTACAAT TTTCTACCAGCGTGCTTACCGCTGGCTCCAGACTATGATCTTTGCGGTGGAGGAGATTAACCGCGACCCAGCCCTCCTTCCTAACCTCACCCTGGGGTTCCTGGCTGCTGACACATGCCTGGCAGAGGGTACCACTCTGGGGGCAGCCCTAGCCATGGTGACCGGCCAGGAGGCCTCTGTGGTGGGCACAGAGTGTGGAGCAACCCCTGAGGTGCCCGTCATCATCGGTGATGCCCGCTCCTCAGCCTCCATCGTGGTGGCACAGACCCTCGGGCCGTTTGATTTACCCATG GTGAGTTATTTAGCCTCCTGTGCCTGTTTGAGTGACAACTGGAGGTACCCATCGTTCTTCCGTACGATACCCAGCGATGCCTTCCAGGCTCGGGGCATGGCCAGGCTGCTGCATCAGCTGGGCTGGGAGTGGGTGGGGCTGGTGTCAGGGGATGATGACTATGGAAAGTTTGGGGTTCAGATGCTTCTCCAAGATCTCCAAGGATCTGGGGTTTGTGTCGCCTACGCAGAGGTCATCCCCAAG GTACCATCTCAGAGACGGATGAAGAACATCGTGGACACCATCAGAGGATCTACTGCCAGAGTGGTGGTGACATTTGCTATCTCTCAGGATGCACGG GCCCTGATGGAAGAGGTTGTCCGTCAGAACATAACAGACAGGCAGTGGATCGCCTCGGAAGCCTGGGtcacctactctactctctcttccccaACAAACCTGCCCTCTCTTGCCGGGACTATTGGATTTGCCCTGAAGAAAGCTGTCATTCCCAGCCTGGGGCCTTTCCTAACACGCCTCCGTCCTGATGGGGAATACCAGAAATCCGACCCCTTCCTGAGGGAATTGTGGGAGGAGATTTTTGGGTGTTCTCTGGGGATTGACCTCAGCATGACCCCGTCGTCCCGGCGACAGTGTACTGGTTCAGAGGTCATAG GTGAGGGGGAGAGCCAGTATGCTGACGTGTCTCAGCTGAGAGCCAGCTACAATGTGTACAAGGCTGTTTACGCCATCGCCCACGCCATTCAGGACATGGTGGCCTGTCCACCAGGGGAGGGACCCTTTAATAGTGGACAGTGCCCTGATATCAGGAAGCTTCAGCCCAGCCAG ATTGCTCATTATCTGAGGAGAGTGAACTTCAGTACTCCTGTGGGGGATTTGATCCACTTCGACATGAATGGTAATCCGCCTGCCTCTTATGACATCATCAACTGGCATGTGACCCACGAGGGGACAGCAGAGTTTGTCCAGGTCGGCCATTTTCTGTCTTCAGTGGGAGTGGACGACCAGTTTCACATCAATATGGAGAAGGTGGTGtggggagggggcagtggagATGAG GTCCCTGTGTCTATATGCAGTGCTGCCTGTCCCCCTGGTACCAGACATGCGGTACAGAAGGGGAGGCCCGTTTGCTGCttcgactgtctgtcctgcgctgaGGGAGAGATCAGCAACACAACAG GGTCAGTTGAGTGTATCAGATGTCCAGAGCGGTTCTGGTCCAACCCAGATCGTACGGCCTGCGTCCCACAGCTGGTGGACTTCCTCTCCTACAGCGACACCATGGGCGTCATCCTGTCCGTCATCTCAGTTTCCGGGGCAACGCTCACAGCTGGTGCCCTGGCCACCTTCTTCTACCACCGCCATACTCCCCTG GTGAAAGCCAACAACTCTGAGCTCAGCTTCCTGCTTCTGCTGTCACTCAAGCTCTGCTTCCTGTGTGCACTGGTTTTCATTGGCCGGCCGAAGCCATGGACTTGCATGCTGAGACACACCCTGTTTGGTATAAGCTTTGTGTTCTGCATCTCCTGTCTGCTCAGCAGGactgtggtggtgctggtggccTTCAGGGCCACTCTGCCTGGAGAGAACCTGATGAGATACTTCAGCCCAGCTCAGCAAAGGATAGGCATCTCCATCTGCACACTCATCCAG GTGCTGATCTGTGTGCTGTGGCTGGCCCTAGCTCCACCCCGGCCGGCTGAGAGGGGCGGCAGAGAGGGTCGGGGGCCGAGGGTGGTCCTGGAGTGTGACGTGGGCTCTGTGGTCGGCTTCTCTCTGGTGCTGGGCTACATCGGCTTgctggcctctctctgtctcctcttagCCTTcctggccaggaaactccctGACAACTTCAACGAGGCCAAGTTCATCACCTTCAGCATGCTGATCTTCTGTGCTGTATGGATCTCCTTCGTCCCTGCCTACGTCAGCTCTCCTGGGAAGTACACTGTAGCTGTGGAGATATTCGCCATCCTGGCTTCCAGCTTTGggctgctgttctgtctgtttgCTCCAAAGTGTTTCATTATCCTCCTGAGACCAGAGAGAAACACCAAGAAACACATGATGTCCAAATag